In a single window of the Schistocerca americana isolate TAMUIC-IGC-003095 chromosome X, iqSchAmer2.1, whole genome shotgun sequence genome:
- the LOC124555049 gene encoding nuclear factor interleukin-3-regulated protein encodes MVAEFVARQSGSPINGETPSLNCTMPGSNSYSEHVMVDSPEPEPPYSAAPTNGTPPNFDLSSHVKRKELFTQRKQREFIPDNKKDESYWDRRRRNNEAAKRSREKRRFNDMILETRVVELTKENHVLKAQLAAFKDKFGVCGESLISVEQVMATLPTTEQVLSFTKRPKLSSAGSVGMPVGPPLLYTPGPAPAPAPTPSAAPAPAPAPSPIPTSVIHQPVSVQPLHPLQHAQPPTLAFPPPPPPHHDAYPEPDAYPYSFQLPSLHPPHPQFETSPVLNLSRTARSRAQSPYELSSGDESASAPGPLPLPLTLTVSASNSLPHKLRHKSHLGDKDAATTLLSLQNIKTEPAARASPPWDAEGSSDERDSGISLGGPADWAAAAASGATAVPVGLPPPQDDAQLKSELARLASEVANIKSLLTGTKPTAQAAAGEQ; translated from the exons ATGGTGGCAGAATTTGTCGCCCGCCAAAGTGGATCGCCGATCAATGGTGAGACTCCGTCGCTAAACTGCACGATGCCAGGCAGCAACTCCTATTCCGAGCACGTGATGGTGGACTCTCCCGAGCCCGAACCGCCGTATTCGGCGGCACCAACGAATGGGACGCCCCCGAACTTTGATCTGTCGTCGCACGTCAAGCGCAAAGAGCTGTTCACGCAGCGCAAGCAGCGCGAGTTCATCCCCGACAACAAGAAGGATGAGAGCTACTGGGATAGGCGCAGACGCAATAACGAGGCGGCCAAGAGGTCACGCGAGAAGAGGCGCTTCAACGACATGATCCTCGAGACCAGGGTTGTAGAGCTCACCAAGGAGAACCACGTCCTCAAGGCCCAGCTGGCCGCCTTCAAGGACAAGTTCGGGGTTTGCGGAGAAAGTCTCATCAGCGTTGAGCAG GTGATGGCTACGCTGCCCACGACGGAGCAAGTGCTGAGCTTCACGAAGAGGCCGAAGCTGTCGTCGGCCGGGTCTGTGGGGATGCCGGTGGGGCCGCCGCTGCTGTACACGCCGGGGCCCGCACCCGCGCCCGCCCCCACACCCTCGGCGGCACCCGCCCCCGCGCCCGCGCCCAGCCCCATCCCCACGTCGGTGATCCACCAGCCCGTCAGTGTGCAGCCACTACACCCTCTCCAGCACGCCCAGCCGCCTACGCTCGCCTTCCCGCCACCTCCACCGCCACACCACGACGCCTACCCTGAGCCCGACGCGTACCCCTACAG CTTCCAGCTGCCATCGCTGCACCCGCCACATCCGCAGTTCGAGACGTCGCCGGTGCTGAACCTGAGCCGCACGGCGCGCAGCCGCGCGCAAAGCCCGTACGAACTTTCGAGCGGCGACGAATCTGCGTCGGCCCCCGGCCCGCTGCCGCTACCGCTGACGCTGACGGTGTCCGCAAGCAACAGCCTGCCGCACAAGCTGCGCCACAAGAGCCACCTGGGCGACAAGGATGCGGCCACGACGCTGCTGTCGCTGCAGAACATCAAGACGGAGCCGGCGGCGCGTGCGTCGCCCCCCTGGGACGCGGAGGGCAGCAGCGACGAGCGCGACTCGGGCATCTCCCTGGGCGGGCCCGCCGACTGGGCGGCGGCCGCGGCTTCCGGCGCGACGGCAGTGCCCGTGGGGCTGCCGCCCCCGCAGGACGACGCGCAGCTCAAGTCCGAGCTGGCCCGGCTCGCCTCCGAGGTTGCCAACATCAAGAGCCTGCTTACCGGCACAAAGCCCACTGCGCAAGCCGCGGCCGGCGAGCAGTGA